The sequence CTTATAGGGCTAGTGCGGGCAACTGCGTCATTTAGCGATCCTAACATTCTTGGTGTATATCTGAGCGCGGTTGCACCGTTATTTTTTGGACTTGTACTTTATCATTTTAAAGGATCAAAAAAAGTTTTATTTGGATTGTTTAGTTTATTGGTATTAGCAGGAATTGCTTTGACATATTCACGCCCCACATTACTTGGAACATATTTAGCGCTGTTATTTTTAACAGTCGCCAGAAAAAGTAAATGGCTAATAACTGGCTTGGTTATTTTTATTTTAATTGCGCCATTTTTATTGCCTAAATCAGTTAAGCAGTTTGCCAAAGAAGTTGATTATAACCCGGTAAGGTTTATGTGCAATGATGACCGGATTTCAATATTCAGGAACTCGATACAGATGATTAAGGCCAGTCCAATTGTCGGGCATGGCGCAAATACTTTTATGAAAAATTATAAAAAATATAAAGAAAATCCAGAGTATCGAAATGTTGTCACTTCGGACTTTTTATATGCCCACGATAATTTTTTACAGATTGCAGGAGAATTAGGTTTACTGGGTTTAGGAGTTTTTATTTGGTTACTCTTTGAGTTATTTAAAGGTTGCGCATCTATATATAAACAGCTCAAAGATAGCCAGCTTAAAATTATTTTTCTTTCCTTGATAGCTTGCCTGATTGCTTTTTTAGTCAATGGCCTTACTGAAAGCAGCCTTAATTCCGCCCGTGTTGCAGGAATTTTCTGG comes from Candidatus Omnitrophota bacterium and encodes:
- a CDS encoding O-antigen ligase family protein, which translates into the protein MKILQVLDFIIYWSIVIFPFSIGISNGFMNTFFGFIVVAFLLKKIIKKECIFSKTHINIPLLALFLLTLFSLFYSAYPKDTLRGGIFRLLQYIILFFALVGEVRDKKHIWRIIFSIFAGLVFVSIDAIWQVGTGKDFVRGYNPMLLIGLVRATASFSDPNILGVYLSAVAPLFFGLVLYHFKGSKKVLFGLFSLLVLAGIALTYSRPTLLGTYLALLFLTVARKSKWLITGLVIFILIAPFLLPKSVKQFAKEVDYNPVRFMCNDDRISIFRNSIQMIKASPIVGHGANTFMKNYKKYKENPEYRNVVTSDFLYAHDNFLQIAGELGLLGLGVFIWLLFELFKGCASIYKQLKDSQLKIIFLSLIACLIAFLVNGLTESSLNSARVAGIFWYLIGFSFAFQKFICVNEKTS